The Zymobacter palmae DNA window GCTGAGCGCGCTGGGCAACCTGCTGCTGCGCGGTGCTGAGCGTCAGGTGACGGGCAAGGACATGGAGCCGTTACTGGACGGTACCGTCGTGCGGGAGCGCTTGCAGGCGCTATGCGACACACCGACCTTTGTGATGTTGCCACTGCCAGCTCCCTTGCCTGCTAACGCACTGTTGCAGGAGGAGCCGCCTTCCACCGCGCTAGAAGCGCGCTCCTTCTCCGGTCAGATTGACCGCCGTTGGTGGATTGCATCGTATTCTGCGCTGGTGCGTGATCTGCACAGTGACGTGCCGCTCGACCCTGACGGTCAAGCCGGCATGGTGGATTCAGACCGCGAGGTGCTGAATGAAGAAACGCCGCGGCCTGCGCCGCCGCTAGGGCCGATCGTCAACTTCCCGCGGGGGCCGCAGGCGGGGACGTTCCTACATGGCATCCTACAGAACGTGCAGTTCGATCAGCTCGAAAGCGTGGAATACAGCTATACGCTGCGTGTTGATATCGGGCGCGCGCTGGCACGTTCGGGCTATGAAGAGGGCTGGGGCGATCCACTGTATGCATGGCTGATGACCCTGGTCGAGACGCCGCTGCACCCTCAGCTGTCTACGCTGACGCTGGCGGCTATCCGCCAGTGGCGTGCCGAGCTGGAGTTCTGGCTGCCCGTCACCGCAGAGGTGTCCATCGGCACTCTGGACAGGGTGCTGCGCAGTATGGAGCCGTGGACAGGGGCTGATTACCCTGAGCTGACGGCGGGCACACTGCGCGGGATGCTGCGCGGCTATATAGACATGGTGTTCGAGCACGAAGGGCGCTGGTACCTCATGGACTGGAAGTCCAACCATCTCGGCGATCAGGGCGAAGATTACCGTCATGACGGCATGAGCCGCGCCATGATCACTCATCGCTACGATCTTCAGTACGCGCTCTATACCCTTGCGCTGCATCGCCAGCTGTCGATCCGGCTACCTGACTATGACTACGACCGTGATATGGGTGGGGTGCTGTATCTGTTCATTCGCGGCATTGGTTCCCAGACGGCCAGCGATGGTCAGGGGGTGATCTACCGTCGTCCAGACCGTGCGCTGATTGAGCGTCTGGATGCCCTGTTGACTGGCGTTTCAGCGTCCCGAGAGGTGTCCCATGCCTGACCAGATGTCTCTGTTCGATCTGCCCACCGTTCCGGCCGCGCCATTACTGGGCAGCGATCCGCTGGAGGTGCTGACACAGCAGCTGGCCAACTGGGTCGAATTGGGCTGGCTGCGCACACTCGATCGCCATTTTGTGCATTTTTTGCGTGAACACGGTGAGCAGGATGTCGTGGCGTTGCTGTCGGCGGCTTGGGTTAGCCACCAGCTGGGAAGAGGACATATCTGCCTTGACCTGTCGCAGGCGCTGTCCGACCCCGACGCTGTGCTGTCGCTGCCGCCGCAGGATGGGCGGGCATTGCAGTACACGGACACCACAGTGATGCCTTCACGGTTACTGCCGTCGTTCGGCATAGCGTTGCTCGCGCAGTGGTTGGAAAGACTGCAGGCCTCGTTGATCGTGGCCGTTCCGGATGCCGATGCACCGGAGCGGTTGAGCGCTGCTGCACCGCTGGTGCTTGACGGCACGCGCCTGTACCTGCGGCGGATGTGGCAAGCCGAAGGCGGTGTCGCCCTTGATCTGGCTCAGCGCATGACACGGCACGATACGGCCATGCCTGACGCAGCGCAGGCACTGACCGTGCTGTTTGGCCCGCCACAGGACATCGGCATTGATGACCAGAGAGTCGCCTGCGCATTGGCTCTGCAACAGCGGCTGACTATCATCTCTGGCGGCCCCGGCACGGGCAAGACGACGACGGTGACGCGCCTGCTGGCGTTGTTACAGCAACAGGCGTTGGCTACCCAAGGACGTCCTCTGCATATCCGGCTGGTAGCACCGACGGGCAAGGCGGCCGCTCGACTATCCAGTTCGATTGCAGGCGCCGCGGCATCACTGGCATGCGATGCCGCTGTGATCGACAGTATTCCTTCCGAAGCGAGTACGCTGCATCGCCTGCTGGGCGCGCGTCCCGACACGCGCCATTTCCGTCACGACCGTGAGCATCCGCTGATGCTGGACGTGTTGGTGGTCGATGAGGCATCGATGGTCGATCTCGACCTGATGCATGCCCTGTTACAGGCATTGCCGGACGATGCGCGCCTCATTCTGATCGGCGACCGTGACCAGCTATCATCGGTTGAAGCAGGAGCTGTATTAGGTGAGCTGTGTGAACGCAGCGAAGGGTTCAGTGCAGACGTCGCCAGCCGGCTGGTGGCGTTGAGCGGCCAGCGCCAGCTGATGACGAAGGAAGTCGTCGGTGCCCCTGTGGACGATCCCTCGACATCGCCGCTGCGTGATCACGTTGTTACGCTACGTCACAGCTATCGCTTTAAAGCGGACAGCGGCATCAGCGCACTAGCGAAGGCCGTCAATGAAGGTAGCTACAAAGCACTGCGTGCCTGCTGGCAGGCTGGATACGACGATATCGAATTCCACGTGCTGAACGAGAAGCAGCCCTTGGCACTTATCAAGCGAGCGGCGCACGAGTACCGCGCTTATCTGGCGCTGGTGAGTAGCGGTGCATCGCCTTGGGATGTTTTGCAGGCATTCAATCGTTTTCAGGTGCTGTGCGCATTGCGTCGTGGCCCAACGGGCGTGGAGGGAATGAATGAGGCGATCACGCAACGGCTGACGAAAGACGGCCATATCGGCGGCCGCAAGCAATGGTACATCGGCCGCCCTGTGATGGTGACCCGCAATGACCCGCAGCTGGGGCTGTATAACGGTGACATTGGTATCGCACTACCCGACCCGCAGAGCGAAGGGCGGCTGCGCGTCTTCTTTCCAGCGGCCGAAGAGGGAACGGTGCGTGCCATCATGCCGGGCCGTCTCAATGATATCGAAACGGTCTTTGCGATGACGGTACACAAATCGCAAGGCTCTGAGTTCGATCGCGTACTGCTGGTGCTGCCCGGTCAGCCGAACCCGATTATGACCCGCGAGCTTCTGTATACCGGGATCACGCGCGCCAAGCGTTTCTGCTCGATCGCCACCACCCATCCGGTGGTACTGGAGCGTACCGCTCACCACCGCGTCCAGCGTGCCTCACATCTGCGTGCACGCTTAACGCGCTGTTACCGGATGCAAGCATCGTCATGAAACCGGCTGCTCGCATGCCTTAAACCGTCACTGGCATCGCGGTCAAGAATAAACCCACTTAAGTAAAGGTAATCAAGCCTACCAATAAGGATAAATTTCCCATTTGGTAGTACGTTAGCTAACACGTTGTAACAGTTTTGCTATGCTGAAGCGATGACGCTAAAGGTACG harbors:
- the recD gene encoding exodeoxyribonuclease V subunit alpha, whose amino-acid sequence is MPDQMSLFDLPTVPAAPLLGSDPLEVLTQQLANWVELGWLRTLDRHFVHFLREHGEQDVVALLSAAWVSHQLGRGHICLDLSQALSDPDAVLSLPPQDGRALQYTDTTVMPSRLLPSFGIALLAQWLERLQASLIVAVPDADAPERLSAAAPLVLDGTRLYLRRMWQAEGGVALDLAQRMTRHDTAMPDAAQALTVLFGPPQDIGIDDQRVACALALQQRLTIISGGPGTGKTTTVTRLLALLQQQALATQGRPLHIRLVAPTGKAAARLSSSIAGAAASLACDAAVIDSIPSEASTLHRLLGARPDTRHFRHDREHPLMLDVLVVDEASMVDLDLMHALLQALPDDARLILIGDRDQLSSVEAGAVLGELCERSEGFSADVASRLVALSGQRQLMTKEVVGAPVDDPSTSPLRDHVVTLRHSYRFKADSGISALAKAVNEGSYKALRACWQAGYDDIEFHVLNEKQPLALIKRAAHEYRAYLALVSSGASPWDVLQAFNRFQVLCALRRGPTGVEGMNEAITQRLTKDGHIGGRKQWYIGRPVMVTRNDPQLGLYNGDIGIALPDPQSEGRLRVFFPAAEEGTVRAIMPGRLNDIETVFAMTVHKSQGSEFDRVLLVLPGQPNPIMTRELLYTGITRAKRFCSIATTHPVVLERTAHHRVQRASHLRARLTRCYRMQASS